A stretch of Lathyrus oleraceus cultivar Zhongwan6 chromosome 6, CAAS_Psat_ZW6_1.0, whole genome shotgun sequence DNA encodes these proteins:
- the LOC127091315 gene encoding cysteine-rich receptor-like protein kinase 10, producing the protein MDSFSLLFLLATFSSLFVQCSSSPVLQAALDNSTRAYYNCTKNSTSATYNTYRSNIKTLLGLLSSNSSNNARFYNATVGSDNNVDTVYGLFLCVRDIDPKICNMCVIEAVKLISSLCATAKEAIVWYRVCYVRYSDNSFFSFVEKTPELSFMNDNDYVGQVGRFNNILWDMLNDLRNAAANSSVKSADNSANLTENQKLYAYAWCLPYLSAENCSWCLSDAIAEVPTSCCRGKSGGTILYPSCGIRFELYPFHKIHDSISWVQPSPTSPRSLAPPGKQKTITIFEIIVPTIVLMVLLVLGYCCFLYRKGRKSKHDILKESFGNDITTLESLQFEFAQIEAATNRFAAANRIGKGGFGEVYKGILSDGQEIAVKRLTRSSGQGAVEFKNEVQVIAKLQHRNLVRLLGFCLEDEEKILIYEYVPNKSLDYFLFDPQKRKLLSWSQRQKIIKGIARGILYLHEDSRLKIIHRDLKPSNVLLDSNMNPKISDFGMARIVSIDQIEESTCTIVGTYGYISPEYAMHGYFSVKSDVYSFGIMVLEIISGKRKGCSTESECVDDIRRYAWTKWAKQTPLELMDSSIEGTYSQEEVIKYIHIGLLCVQEDPDERPTMATIAFYLNSSSINLPSPLEPPYFKRSGNEENMAPNKESANIGDSTNGITITQFFPR; encoded by the exons ATGGATTCCTTCAGTTTGCTGTTTCTACTTGCAACTTTCTCTTCCCTTTTTGTCCAGTGCTCTTCTTCTCCCGTCTTGCAAGCTGCTCTTGATAATAGCACACGTGCTTACTATAACTGCACAAAGAACAGCACTTCTGCAACGTATAACACTTACCGTTCCAACATCAAAACACTCCTGGGTTTGCTCTCCTCCAATAGTAGTAACAATGCCAGATTCTACAACGCCACGGTTGGTAGCGATAACAACGTGGACACTGTCTACGGTCTCTTCCTTTGTGTTAGAGACATTGACCCCAAAATCTGCAACATGTGTGTGATAGAAGCAGTCAAACTCATATCATCACTCTGCGCCACTGCAAAAGAAGCCATAGTTTGGTACAGAGTGTGCTATGTGCGTTATTCTGATAATAGCTTCTTTTCCTTCGTTGAGAAAACTCCAGAACTTTCTTTCATGAACGATAATGATTATGTCGGTCAGGTTGGACGCTTCAACAACATTCTTTGGGATATGTTGAACGATTTGAGAAATGCAGCAGCAAATTCTTCTGTTAAGTCGGCTGACAACTCGGCGAATCTCACAGAAAACCAAAAACTATATGCCTATGCTTGGTGCCTCCCATACCTATCTGCAGAGAACTGCAGCTGGTGTCTTAGCGATGCCATAGCAGAAGTTCCAACCAGTTGCTGCAGAGGAAAATCTGGAGGCACAATATTGTATCCCAGTTGTGGTATTAGATTCGAATTATATCCGTTCCACAAGATACACGACAGTATTTCTTGGGTGCAACCGTCACCCACAAGTCCTCGCTCTTTAGCTCCACCAG GAAAACAGAAGACAATAACAATATTTGAGATTATTGTTCCAACTATTGTTTTAATGGTGCTTTTAGTCTTGGGATACTGTTGCTTTCTATATAGAAAAGGAAGAAAGAGCAAGCATGATATTCTCAAAGAAAGCT TTGGAAATGACATTACCACTTTGGAGTCCTTGCAATTTGAATTTGCCCAAATTGAAGCAGCAACAAACAGATTTGCGGCAGCAAACAGGATAGGCAAAGGTGGATTTGGAGAAGTCTACAAG GGAATTCTTTCGGATGGACAAGAAATTGCTGTGAAGAGGCTTACAAGAAGCTCTGGACAAGGTGCAGTAGAGTTTAAAAATGAGGTTCAAGTTATAGCCAAGCTTCAACACCGAAATCTAGTGAGATTACTAGGATTTTGTTTGGAAGATGAGGAGAAAATACTTATCTATGAGTATGTGCCAAACAAGAGTCTTGATTACTTTTTATTTG ATCCCCAGAAGAGAAAGCTTCTATCTTGGTCTCAACGTCAGAAGATCATTAAAGGAATTGCCCGTGGAATTCTATATCTCCATGAAGATTCTCGCCTAAAAATAATACATCGTGATCTGAAACCTAGCAATGTCTTGTTAGATAGTAATATGAATCCAAAAATATCCGATTTTGGCATGGCTAGAATTGTATCTATAGATCAAATTGAAGAAAGCACATGCACTATTGTAGGGACATA TGGTTATATATCTCCAGAATATGCAATGCACGGATACTTTTCTGTGAAATCCGACGTGTATAGTTTCGGAATCATGGTTTTAGAGATTATTAGTGGAAAGAGGAAAGGCTGTTCTACTGAATCAGAGTGTGTTGATGACATCCGAAGATAT GCATGGACAAAATGGGCAAAGCAAACACCACTTGAACTAATGGATTCTAGTATAGAAGGAACTTACTCCCAAGAAGAAGTCATCAAGTACATCCACATTGGTCTGTTATGTGTTCAGGAAGATCCAGATGAAAGACCTACAATGGCAACAATTGCGTTCTACCTGAACAGCTCTTCGATCAACTTGCCATCCCCTCTTGAACCACCGTATTTTAAGCGTAGCGGAAATGAAGAAAACATGGCCCCCAACAAAGAATCAGCCAATATTGGTGATTCAACCAACGGAATCACTATTACTCAATTCTTTCCTCGTTAA